A part of Oryctolagus cuniculus chromosome 15, mOryCun1.1, whole genome shotgun sequence genomic DNA contains:
- the LOC103351323 gene encoding smoothelin-like protein 1 isoform X1 — protein sequence MEDGSPALQVPPGSQERAPPPVSLKCKTIVEESKGCHPTAAAPQEPVGASASVPGETGPLRSIVQPDSKQDAKEEKGSRGESSTQPCGPGSSAGASGSGSAARLSGPQCSWLAEPGPLWRWTSLTKLNVTFKDDNPNSDDEEYSSCLEEQKEDEEEEEDRAAECPWSPWPKLLWDLGFVPPEMILEEDEEGGHEEGTSPEPSSPALSVKSSESLDGLGLPAPQSLQSRGDLTQWGGLPNLSPPVKGTDFWPLELGGQQGLRAPPQPASEPLDPGSMQAVLALGAGLKPPSLHGSPMHSGDSHRLEPAGASPALGDQACVPSLAGGLLAAHSMEQLDVCWCLEGKKSPAGVQLRRARSLASFCTAASTMEEAPL from the coding sequence ATGGAAGATGGCAGCCCGGCCCTGCAGGTGCCGCCTGGCTCTCAGGAGCGCGCTCCCCCACCAGTGTCCCTCAAGTGCAAGACCATTGTTGAGGAGAGCAAAGGCTGCCACCCCACTGCTGCAGCTCCCCAGGAGCCAGTGGGGGCTTCAGCTTCTGTCCCCGGGGAGACCGGTCCTCTCAGATCTATCGTCCAGCCCGACTCCAAGCAAGATGCCAAGGAGGAGAAGGGCAGTCGTGGCGAGAGCAGCACCCAGCCCTGTGGCCCAGGCTCCTCTGCGGGAGCCTCAGGGTCAGGGAGTGCTGCTCGCCTCTCGGGCCCCCAGTGCTCCTggctggctgagccaggccccctCTGGCGCTGGACTTCCCTGACCAAACTCAATGTGACCTTCAAAGATGACAACCCCAACTCTGACGATGAGGAGTACTCCAGCTGCCTGGAGGAGCAGAAAGaggatgaagaggaggaagaagaccgTGCTGCTGAGTGCCCTTGGTCTCCCTGGCCAAAGCTGCTGTGGGACCTGGGATTCGTCCCACCTGAGATGATTTTGGAAGAGGACGAGGAGGGAGGCCATGAAGAGGGCACCTCCCCAGAGCCCTCatccccagccctgtctgtgaaGTCCTCAGAGTCTCTGGATGGCCTGGGCCTCCCGGCCCCACAGAGCTTGCAGAGCAGGGGAGACCTGACCCAATGGGGAGGCCTCCCAAATCTCAGCCCGCCTGTCAAAGGCACTGATTTCTGGCCCCTGGAGCTGGGTGGCCAGCAGGGTCTCAGGGCCCCTCCCCAACCTGCCTCAGAGCCCCTGGATCCTGGGTCCATGCAggctgtgctggccctgggagcagggctgaagcctccctccctgcatgggagccccatgcactctggggacagtcacaggctggagcctgcaggagccagccctgcaCTGGGAGACCAGGCCTGCGTGCCCTCCCTGGCTGGAGGCCTCCTTGCTGCCCACTCCATGGAGCAGCTGGATGTGTGTTGGTGCCTGGAGGGGAAGAAGAGCCCAGCAGGTGTCCAGCTCAGAAGGGCCAGAAGCCTAGCTTCTTTTTGCACGGCGGCCTCCACAATGGAGGAGGCTCCTCTCTAG